A single genomic interval of bacterium harbors:
- a CDS encoding glycosyltransferase family 2 protein has protein sequence MENNTRPKVVIIMPAYNAAKTLNMTYVEIPEGIADEIILVDDASKDETTQVAKKLNLKVITHPHNVGYGGNQKTCYMEALREKADIVIMLHPDGQYDPSILPQLIEPIKENKADMVLGSRMLIKGKALEGKMPLYKFISNKFLTAIENFVFQMKFSECHTGYRAYSRKFLETVPFLRNSNDFVFDTEIIAQAVHFKFKVAEIPVTTKYFKDASSVNLKVSIIYGIKTLMTLIKYILHHLGLIKCRLFIP, from the coding sequence ATGGAAAATAATACCAGACCAAAGGTTGTCATAATTATGCCGGCTTATAATGCGGCTAAAACCCTTAATATGACTTATGTGGAAATCCCCGAAGGAATAGCAGATGAAATTATCTTAGTTGATGATGCCAGTAAAGATGAAACAACTCAAGTAGCTAAGAAGCTTAATTTAAAGGTAATTACTCACCCACATAATGTTGGCTATGGTGGAAATCAAAAGACTTGTTATATGGAGGCATTAAGAGAAAAAGCAGATATAGTCATTATGCTCCACCCAGATGGTCAGTATGACCCCAGTATTCTACCTCAACTTATAGAACCAATCAAAGAAAACAAGGCAGATATGGTTTTAGGCTCCAGAATGTTAATTAAAGGCAAGGCATTAGAAGGCAAAATGCCTCTCTATAAATTTATCTCAAATAAATTTCTTACCGCTATTGAGAATTTTGTATTTCAGATGAAATTCTCTGAATGTCATACTGGTTATAGAGCCTATAGCCGAAAATTTCTTGAAACCGTTCCTTTTTTACGCAACTCAAATGATTTTGTCTTTGATACCGAGATAATTGCTCAAGCCGTCCATTTTAAATTTAAGGTTGCAGAAATTCCAGTAACAACTAAATATTTTAAAGATGCCTCTTCGGTCAATTTAAAAGTAAGTATCATTTACGGGATAAAAACCTTGATGACGCTGATTAAATACATTCTTCATCATTTAGGGCTGATTAAATGTCGGTTATTTATACCATAA